The Dendropsophus ebraccatus isolate aDenEbr1 chromosome 6, aDenEbr1.pat, whole genome shotgun sequence nucleotide sequence TTGACTGGCACCATGCTGGATTGCCATAGCCCTTTTTAGTCAGAATCAGTAGGATGTTAACCCTTATAAAGCCAACCCAAAATGAGCAGCCTCTCAAGCAGCCTGTAGGTGGGTGACAAAGGGGCTGTATACACCAAGGCCTTGGCAAGCAAGCTCAGGTGAAACAAAGCAGTCTTCTACTCCTCCATTTTtatgtttagaatgtgaattgcagctggcaGATTCTCTTTAAACTGCTGCCACTGTTAgatatatgaaagttatagtaGGTCCGGCAGACGCAGTCCATGTGTCTGCCAGGTAACCTGGTTAATAACGCTCAGTGATACAGAGGGATGCCTCACACCAGAGCTCGGCACAGCCGGGGGTTAACCTCTCACTACCCACTgactgatttccccccccccccaaaactactCACCGCAGAGGTTTActatgggcccccccccttcctccctgtgGCCCCCGGGTGCAGGACATGTTCAGTACATCACTGCTACAGCTGCTGTGTCACATTGTGTCACCCCCCAAGCCATGGATCAGTGCAAACCTCAGATATGCGGCTGCGgttcaaaacaaaaacaaaaggaccgcggcactggcgccattctattcatgtgcaacgcttaaagcaaatgtacctgttggtatattcactttaaacctttttgcatatttaataaaaaaaaaaatacaattctacaATTGTTAGAAGtcatttaaagttttattttcaaATAATTACGAGTGAGTGATACTCAATAACAAAATCAAGTATGCCCGATGCTATTTAATAAAGGAAGCCATCATAAATACTTCAGTCAGACCGCCACTAATCGGATACCCATCACTCATCCTCTGGATAGGTTATAAGATTTAATTgtgggataacctctttaaccaaCACAATCCAGTTATGTTTGCATTACAAAAAAAGTGGACTGGCCTTAGTGAACTCATATCTGATACAGAAAGATGTATTTTACAATGTTTGCTATCCACAGGATCAGAATTCACACTTTCCTTTTAGATACATTTTCTGCAGTCATGTCTAAAGAATTTTGGAATGTTTGCTTCAAGTAGAGCGCCACCAAGGTTACACTGTGCGTAGCTCATAtcatttactagagatgagcaaacctcgagcatgctagagtctatctgaacccgaattttcggcatttgattagcggtggctgctgaagttggataaagccataaggctatgtggaaaacatggatatagtcattggctgtatccatgttttccagacaaccttagagctttatcaaagttcagcagccccagctaatcaaatactgaacgttcgggttcggatggactctaacccggttcactcatctctatcctTTACCTACATCAAAGAGGAAGGCTTCGTATAGTGCACTTGCCACACAGCTACTTTTGTACACACAAACTAGGGGTAAAAATAACAAGTCTGTTCCCATCTTTCCTGCATCCTCGacagcatcagattcctgctgggAAGCAGGTTATGCAATGGTATGTAATTTTCTAACCGTGTGAAAAAGCAACATTAGGGTAAACAGGGAATACTACTAGGTCACATAACATTAGAGACTATAATTTTTCAACTGCTTCAGTTgggtccctattacacagagtgataatcgggcctattatcactccgtgtaataaagccaacgatcagccgatgaaacgcttggacctaaaatcgtttgGCGGCAACTGctcatcgcttcgtgtaatagtgatgtgcagccAACATCTGACAATTGCCCTCCCCTCCTGGCGATCCCAACCTGTGGtcggctgagcagccagtcagctgacaggccgctcagacgctgctgccgccaAGACGTGGAAGCTGCGAAGCACAGGAGGGAAGACTGggtgcagggagaggtaaggtatcggGTGTTCggccaagggctgcatggacatcgctgacgatgtccatgcagcccttactgcctgattatcgacactcatttactaaaatgattgtgCCGTAgtctgcctgtgtaataggacccttacttgtATGATGCCAGGACACCAGTGACAACAGCTGTAGTTGGCAGGTGAACACAACAGTGAGTCCTAAATTCTGACAGGGCCACCAAATCAATAGATAAGTCTTTGTAATACATTGGCATGTTGTGATCCTTGACTGATGGTTAGTATTGAGTCCCGGGACCTCCAAGAAATCGGTAACGGGATATCTGAAAAAGATTTTTCCAAACCAGACTTTAAAATTGAGACTCTGCAACCTTGGCCGTCGCTGatgttttgtttgtcttttaaaatgttaatttaaaaaaattatatctgTCAGCTAACAgcacaatatttaaaaaaaatattattcagAGGGATTTGAAATGGTACATCTGCCAATATCCTGATTTTAACAGCAGGGAGAGCATTAggatttttcatttaaaacaggGACTTTCCCTACAATACAAGCTGTACAGCAGAAACGTAATTTCACAGAATGTCCACATTGCTTTTCCTTCATTAAGcagcatacaaaaaaaaacatttatttgtgTAAGTCATCAGATATGTTTGGGTCATGTCCATTTGGTATTTATCCAGCTCAGTATATAGCAACTGCTTGCATTGAAGACATCCTTTTTAAGAAATAATTGTGGTTTAGAAAAGTCCTTGTATGAGTAGAAAAGCTTGAAGTCCTTGTGCTCCAGCTCTTTGAACAAGCTGTACCAGTATCTGACAACACTGCTGTCATTTCCACTGACCTCAAACCCAGGCCAGTGGAGGTGGATCTCCAAAACAAGCTGTCCAATCTGCTCTATAATGCCCTCTAGTATAAGGTTTTCCAATATCTTCCACTCTGCGCTTTCCATGTCTGCTTTAAGGACATCAATCTGAAAGCAAAAACACAATAGTTAGGTGTGTTATGTGTCAATATCTCCAATGATAGGCAATGGAACATAAGATATGAATACAGGATATATACCATTTAAATCAGGTTTTAAGCTAAACatattgatttttctttttaagaccccagaggcaaaaaaaaaaaatcacccctaaAAGATGCAGTTTACATCTACCATTGACCTTAATTgagaatgataaaaaaaagtgttttctgaTTAGTTATTTACTATGTAATTAATAAGGTATATTATGATGCTTGGTGTACTGGCTTCATTTTTGCAATGATACTTTATATATGGTTAAGGAAATAGCTCCATAGTGTTCCCACAACATCAGAGGCACTGCGCAATTATTGAACATCACATCCAGACGTGGTTTTCACATTCGCCACTGGACGCTGAGGCTCTGAAGCCAGTGCCCTCAGTTGGAATGTTCAACATGCGTGGACGCTCTTCTGCCCAACGGCACATGCGCGAATGGCATTAACAGGAGCGCCCCCAGAGGAAATTGTTGGCGCAGGAGCGAACTGGCAAGTTGGCATGCGGCCCTTGCTAGCAACGGCACATGCATCCAATTACGTGATGCCAACGGGGATCAGGAGGCAAGCTAATAGGTAAATATGCATGAATATGGGGAGGAGGAAGACAACAGCCACTACTCCACTTTGACACTTGGTTACAGTGTGTTTGTTAAAAATCTACTGCATGGAGGCTTTCTAAACAGGGACCATGCACACaaggggacacacacctatactacactgtcagcaccttgggtccaGTACGGatgctgacagatcccctttaaaaagCTCAAGCCAAGAAGTGGACATTTTtctgctcctcggctgatcgctgacactttaaCACTGTCCAATTATCCTCTGAATGAGAGTTTCTAGCAAAGCTCCCTGttaataatcggcccgtgtaaaaaaGCATTTTAGAGCAATCAGCCTTTTTTGGGGAGGGTGCATGGTCACAAATAGACGGACCTTATCGTACTGTAGACCCATGTTTGCTTTATCATATTTTCTACTTTTTAGTTCTTTATGCATTAGTATAAGTTATATTTTGGAGATTATTATGGTCCAGTTAAAATTTCTTACCCTGATGTGAATTATTACTAGATTTTAGTAATCAAcatttataaattatatatatataaaatatattttacatcaaaaattgtattttatttgaGAAGTTTTATATACAtgttgtaacatagtaacatagttaataaggttgaaagaagacaagaagtccatcaggtttaacatatatatatatatatattattttttttttttagtattgttAAGCCATTTGCTTTCAGGGTCACAATTTTGCCTGAGGATACATAGACAATGCTTTGTGAACTCCTGCTATACCACACCTTGCATGTCAACATAAGAATGAGATAATTACTTGGGCATGAAGTTATAAGGTTTCGCCCTACAGGCATGGTTGAAAAGGGAAAGGTCCACAAATATCAGTATAGGTTGAGAAGCATAATGGTTTCCATACGCACAAGTATAACACTGATAAGAGAGGACTGTTTCATGCAGAACAATTGCTTATTGAGGGAAAGGTAAAAATGATTGATCGCTTTACAACTCAAACACTGACTGTGATTGAGTGACAGCCAAGGTTAATAGTTTTGGTCAACTAAACAGTCTGTCAATGAATGTTTCTAAAAAGATTATTCCTCCATTGCACAGCATCATTGAATTTGTATTGTCAGGTTGAATGCCAAAGCCAGAATGGATTAAAATATTGGTTGAACAATTGTTGAATGATAATTTGTCCATCACCCTACTTCTATGTAATGTGCATGGTCACCGTTGTACTTTTAAAGGTTAAATACAATTCAGACTTTAGTCAGACAGTTCCAGCCTAAGACAGCTCATCTAAATAGCATGACATGGATGTTAAACAATAGAAGATTAtacttttaggttacaaacccacttgccggatctgcagcgagtctccttgctgcgtttttgcagcgagactcgctgcagatcccggccctatactttcaatagcagagaaactcgcagcagggatgtacatccctgctgcgattttgtctgcagcccgccccattaaccccccggccgccggacattatacattacccggtccccgttcctgcttgcttcggggctcccggtgtcttcacggcccgcccggccaatcagtgcgctgcggcggggcagcgcactgattggccgggcggaacgtgccgggagccgctgaagcaagcaggagccgggatcaggtaatgtatatcctgcccgcccccctgcagccccgatcgcccccagcccctggccgcacgatcgcccccagcccctggccgcacgatcgcccccagccccgcagcccccggccgcacgatcgcccccagcccccggccgcacgatctcccgcagcccccggccgcacgatcgcccgcagcccccggccgcacgatcgcccgcagcccccggccgcacgatcgcccccagcccccggccgcacgatcgcccccggccgcacgatcgcccccagccccgcagcccccggccgcacgatcgcccccagccccgcagcccccggccgcacgatcgcccccagcccccggccgcacgatcgccccgcagcccccggccgcacgatcgccccgcagcccccagccgcacgatcgcctgcagccctgcagcccccgaccgcacgatcgcccccagcgggcgatcgtgcagccgggagctgcgggcgatcatgcggccgggggctgcggggctgcaggcgatcgtgcggccgggggctgcggggctgggggcgatcgtgcggccgggggctgcggggccggggacgatcgtgcggccgggggctgggggcgatcatgcggccgggggctgggggcgatcggggctgcaggggggcgggcaggatatacattacctgatcccggctcctgcttgcttcagcggctcccggcacgttccgcccggccaatcagtgcgctgccccgccgcagcgcactgattggccgggcgggccgtgaagacatcgggagccccgaagcaagcaggaacggggaccgggtaatgtataatgtccggcgtccggggggttaatggggcgggctgcagacaaaatcgcagcagggatgtacgagtttctctgctattgaaagtatagggccgggatctgcagcgagtctccctgcaaaaacgcagcaaggagactcgctgcagatccggcaagtgggtttgtaaccttaaggttCTGTCCTGACTTCATCAGGGTCAGTAGCATACATAGGAGAGAGAGGGCCCTATTATGGCCTTGAATTTTGGCTCCCAGTACAAAAAGGTCTGTTTTATACTAACAATACTCCTTGGTCCATTCTGCAATCCATTAAAGCAgttattcagaattagaaaaagcacagctgctttcttgcaaaaacagcatcaaccctgttgtgtgtgatattacagttaAGC carries:
- the METTL24 gene encoding probable methyltransferase-like protein 24 isoform X2, coding for MASGGCEVHRFDPSLPSAHIHEAERLWHHRLSVDWRDPNPAIAPHRLHSNTKKLKTILNEFGHWKIDVLKADMESAEWKILENLILEGIIEQIGQLVLEIHLHWPGFEVSGNDSSVVRYWYSLFKELEHKDFKLFYSYKDFSKPQLFLKKDVFNASSCYILSWINTKWT